Proteins from a single region of Budorcas taxicolor isolate Tak-1 chromosome 7, Takin1.1, whole genome shotgun sequence:
- the LOC128050446 gene encoding transcription factor BTF3-like, producing MKETIMNQEKLTKLQAQVHIGGKGAACRKKVAHRTATADDKKLQFSLKKLGVNNISGIEEVNMFTNQGTVIDFNNLKVQAPLEANTFTITGHAESKQLAEILPSILNQLGADSLISLRRLAEALPKKSVDGKAPLSTGEEEDDEVPDLVENFDEVSKKETN from the coding sequence ATGAAAGAAACTATCATGAACCAAGAGAAACTCACCAAACTGCAGGCACAAGTGCACATTGGTGGGAAAGGAGCTGCTTGCAGAAAGAAGGTGGCTCATAGAACAGCCACAGCAGATGACAAAAAACTTCAGTTCTCTTTAAAGAAGTTAGGGGTAAACAATATCTCTGGTATTGAAGAGGTGAATATGTTCACAAATCAAGGAACAGTGATCGACTTTAACAACCTGAAAGTTCAGGCACCTCTAGAAGCGAACACCTTCACCATTACAGGCCATGCTGAGTCAAAGCAACTGGCAGAAATTCTCCCCAGCATCTTAAACCAACTTGGCGCAGACAGTCTGATCAGTTTAAGGAGACTGGCTGAAGCTCTGCCCAAAAAATCTGTGGATGGAAAAGCACCACTTTCCACTGGAGAGGAGGAGGATGATGAAGTTCCAGATCTTGTGGAGAATTTTGATGAGGTTtccaagaaagaaacaaactga
- the C7H5orf63 gene encoding glutaredoxin-like protein C5orf63 homolog: protein MLWFQGNSMQLAKHSFQLLLRNLSASKTALPVLTLFTKDPCPLCDEAKEVLEPYRNRFILQEVDITLPENSAWYDRYKFDIPVFHLNGQFLMMHRVNLSKLEKQLQKLEQQGAGG from the exons ATGCTCTGGTTTCAAGGAAATAGCATGCAACTTGCCAAACACTCCTTTCAActactcttgagaaatctctctGCTTCAAAGACTGCTCTGCCTGTGCTGACCTTATTCACAAAG GATCCATGTCCCCTTTGTGATGAAGCCAAGGAAGTACTGGAGCCTTATAGAAACCGG tTTATTTTACAGGAGGTGGACATCACACTTCCCGAAAACTCTGCTTGGTATGACAGGTATAAATTTGACATCCCCGTCTTTCATTTGAATGGCCAGTTTCTGATGATGCATCGAGTAAACCTCTCAAAACTTGAAAAACAGCTCCAGAAACTTGAGCAGCAAGGTGCAGGAGGCTAA